The genomic segment GATGACGGACGACATTCAACACAATGTACTAAGgtaaatctaattttttttaattttttgataaGATTAGTCCGTATTACTTTTGATTCCAAtgagtttaaatgttttgatTTCTTTCATCTATATGACTTTTTGACATTCACATGCTGACTATTAAGGTAACTAAGATTGGATTTCtatctattattatttttctaacTACTCTTGAGACATATTGGTGTTTTACTATGCAATTTGCCAAGGTGCAGATGGAAATGATTTAGCATAGTATTTTTTTCGTTGAAGTAGAGCCAGTTGAGACGGTTGGTTGGCCCCTCAACCTTTTATGAAATTCATTTCGTGGCttaatttttttagatttttgtAGATTTTTTGGGATATACAGTACTAATAGGCTTTGCTAATAGgtgaaaagttaaaaaaaacTTAATATAACATGGTTAAAAATTTGAAGAGACAACATTGAAATAGTTCTTAGATACTAAACTTTACTTGCAGTGAGTTTTCTTTGTATGGTCAATTTGAAGGCTAGATGAAGGTTGGATTAGTGGCGATGAAGTTGGTCTATGTTTTGTATTGGCATAGTAAAAGTAGGCAAGAATATTGGCCTATACTCTGTTAGTATAAGGTGATGAGACTGCTTGACATGCTGAAAATTTGGTTCTTTAATGGGAAAGTTGATGGAGCTCGCAAATGTTAGACCTAATTAAGAACTAACGTGGTATGTGTACTAGACGGTCCTAGGCGACACCTTTTAGAACATTGTGTATGGTGCGGTGCATTCACTTTTGTaattttcaagaaatgccatgCTTGATAAGCACATTTAAAATATACGTTTTACATTGTTATTTGAGGATCTCGTAGTAACATGATATCAGGTGGAGGATCTTTCAGAGGCGTCAAAATCAATATCAACTTTACCGGTGATGATGGCTGGTGATATCGAAGCTAATTGTGTAAGGATAGCCGGGAGCCATACGAGGAATCTTCTCAGAGTGAAGCGTGGGATTGACATGGTCAAAGTTTTGTTCGAGCAGATTATTGTTACAGGGTACGTGCGTTTCTAGACCCTTTCACCTTATAATTATAATTGCGTCATCATGATGCTCTTCTTTGTCTCGCTCAGACTAGACAGCTTGTGCCTGTGCCTTTGGTGTCACAATGAATATGCTGGTGCTAAAAAAATTGGCTATTCAAAATTACATTGTTTAGTGAAATGCTTGATTTCACCACTCGCGAACTTGTTATTTAAATCCTTTTTTTCCTTCTAATATTTGCTTCGATCTTATTGCCTTCCCCAAAGCCTGCTTCAACTCAAAGTTTAAGCCCTCTCCGATATTCAATATTCTTTTGTCTCACCACCATTAGCAATTCTCACTCCTTGCTTTTATCAAATGGGTGAAAATGCTGACTATTTAACATTATCTCAAAAAACGAATTTGCTCAATAGTTTTTAAGCTGAGTAATTGCCTTTACCATTTACAGTTCTggagtatatatataacattagaGGAGCGAGAGCATAAAGGCATTATTACTGGCTATGTAGAGTGAGGTTTTTGAGTTTGTATCGACTTGTAGGATTTTTAACCactgaaaagaaaattgaagaaatttTTGTTGATGTACGACCATTCCAAGATTCAACTTGATTGAGAAAAGTGTAATAAAACTAATGGTTATTATAAAGAATTAGGATATGGTAATAAGCGGCACTAACTGTTGGCTTTAAATCCAAATTAGTGTAATTAAACTAATGGTTATTTTGCAaattatgcatgatatgttaacGACACAAACTGTTGACTTTATATCCAACTTAGGTTATCGTGATAAGCGGTTGTATAAAGCATGGAAACTTGTTTTGTCAGGGGAAATTCCCTGAAGGATCCCGCCTCAAAAGCTTATGCACAAGTTTTTGCTCCATATCATGGATGGATGATCAGAAAAGCTGTAGCTGCGGGAATGTATGCGCTTCCCACAAAAGTTCAACTTTTGAAGAAGCTCAATGAAGATGGTGAGCCTCTCTCACGTTTGCTAAGTAACTCAATTACGAGCATAATTTGGTGACTCGACAGTTGGTAGCTTGATATGGGCTCCCATTGCACTGCATAATACGACTCATGGTTATTTTGACTTTCAAATTCAATACCATCTgctaaatcaaaattttcagtttATTGCCATCTCTTAGTATGCAAATACACAAAAAGCGATCCAACCCTTGGTACTCGTGATTCCTATAGTGGAAATCAGGATATTAACGAAGTAAGTTGGCTGGTGAACGTTCTGATGTTCAGAACTCGAACAACATTGGAGTCGTATGCAAAAGTATAAATTTGTGCTGAAATGGAAAATGTTCCATTTTCTTT from the Primulina eburnea isolate SZY01 chromosome 3, ASM2296580v1, whole genome shotgun sequence genome contains:
- the LOC140827448 gene encoding accelerated cell death 11-like, which codes for MGKLMELANVEDLSEASKSISTLPVMMAGDIEANCVRIAGSHTRNLLRVKRGIDMVKVLFEQIIVTGGNSLKDPASKAYAQVFAPYHGWMIRKAVAAGMYALPTKVQLLKKLNEDETSASIQMKSYVASVAPVISYIDQLFISRELGIDW